The Medicago truncatula cultivar Jemalong A17 chromosome 4, MtrunA17r5.0-ANR, whole genome shotgun sequence genome includes a region encoding these proteins:
- the LOC25494356 gene encoding NAC domain-containing protein 35, with protein sequence MAIAAATSSPNMSSMSLSHEDGTSNDNINKGATATVTVVDDDDDADDDHEHDVVMPGFRFHPTEEELVEFYLRRKVEGKRFNVELITFLDLYRYDPWELPALAAIGEKEWYFYVPRDRKYRNGDRPNRVTTSGYWKATGADRMIRTENFRSIGLKKTLVFYSGKAPKGIRTSWIMNEYRLPQHETERYQKGEISLCRVYKRAGVEDHPSLPRCLPITRPSSSSSSRGTTASHSDKNKQQNEILGMGFVVGQSPKTIDDHIVNKMEGSSSGGNSDHVTTTLGLSKYSNTPPPTNYRSEEEEGLMIMQQQQHQPRHLVQYSAAGNSLLVSAGGGGGVIFPVSASAAAAVSCSNTATSAAMMMDDLNRLVSYQQQQYCYNVQNPHLNHPNPNHLSTLLMQPMLPNQFPTTFSDRLWDWNPIPEDHNHPNSSNNTSFK encoded by the exons ATGGCAATAGCAGCAGCAACATCATCACCTAACATGAGCAGCATGAGCTTGAGTCACGAAGATGGAACTTCTAACGATAATATTAACAAAGGAGCTACAGCTACAGTTACAGTagtagatgatgatgatgatgctgaTGATGATCACGAGCATGACGTGGTTATGCCAGGGTTTCGTTTCCATCCAACTGAAGAAGAACTTGTAGAGTTCTACCTTCGCCGTAAGGTCGAGGGAAAACGTTTCAACGTTGAGCTTATTACTTTTCTCGATCTTTATCGCTATGACCCTTGGGAACTTCCtg CTTTGGCAGCAATCGGAGAGAAGGAGTGGTACTTTTATGTGCCTCGAGATAGGAAGTATCGAAACGGTGATCGTCCAAATCGTGTAACAACTTCTGGTTATTGGAAGGCAACAGGAGCGGATAGGATGATTCGAACTGAAAACTTCCGTTCAATTGGACTCAAGAAAACCCTAGTTTTCTATTCTGGAAAAGCTCCTAAAGGCATCCGAACCAGTTGGATTATGAATGAGTATAGATTACCCCAACATGAAACCGAACGATATCAAAAG GGTGAGATATCCCTATGTCGTGTATACAAGAGAGCAGGAGTAGAAGATCATCCCTCCCTCCCTCGTTGTCTCCCAATTACAcgaccatcatcatcatcatcatcaagagGTACTACTGCTTCACATTCAGACAAGAATAAGCAGCAAAATGAAATATTGGGAATGGGATTTGTTGTTGGACAATCACCAAAGACAATTGATGATCACATAGTTAACAAAATGGAAGGAAGCAGTAGCGGCGGTAATTCAGATCATGTCACAACAACTCTTGGGCTTTCCAAGTATAGCAATACTCCTCCTCCTACTAATTACCgttcagaagaagaagaaggattgatgattatgcagcagcagcagcatcaACCTAGGCACCTAGTACAATATTCAGCTGCGGGAAACTCTCTGTTAGTCTCCGCTGGTGGCGGCGGGGGCGTCATTTTCCCTGTCTCAGCttcagcagcagcagcagtgAGCTGTTCCAATACTGCTACCAGTGCTGCAATGATGATGGATGATCTCAATAGGCTTGTAAGTTATCAACAACAGCAATATTGTTACAATGTTCAAAACCCACATCTCAATCATCCAAATCCGAATCATTTGTCTACATTGCTGATGCAACCAATGTTACCAAATCAATTTCCAACTACCTTCTCTGACCGACTGTGGGACTGGAATCCAATCCCTGAGGATCATAATCACCCCAACAGTAGTAACAACACCTCCTTCAAGTAA
- the LOC25494359 gene encoding UDP-glucose 4-epimerase → MRPWREGIRNWKEMVSGQYQSSERKTIMVTGGAGFIGSHTVVQLLKQGYTVSIIDNLYNSVMEAVHRVRHLVGPQLSNNLRFHHVDLRNKQELEMIFSKTKFDAVIHFGGLKAVGESVAEPLKYFDHNLVGSINLFQVMAKFQCKKMVLSSSAAVYGQPEEIPCVEDFHLQAMNPYGRTKLFAEEIARDIQKAEPEWRIILLRYFNPVGAHESGEIGEDPRGIPNNLMPYLTQVAVGRLPELNVYGHDYPTKDGTAIRDFIHVMDLADGHIAALRKLFATDKIGCGAYNLGTGRGTSVLQMVAAFEEASGKKIPIKMCPRRPGDATAIYASTRKAENELGWKAKYGIEEMCRDQWNWASNNPWGYQLEPGFGNH, encoded by the exons ATGAGGCCATGGAGAGAGGGAATTAGGAATTGGAAAGAGATGGTGAGTGGGCAGTACCAATCGTCGGAAAGGAAAACGATAATGGTAACCGGTGGGGCGGGGTTCATCGGATCACACACGGTTGTTCAGCTTCTAAAACAGGGCTATACAGTTTCCATTATCGACAATCTCTACAATTCCGTCATGGAAGCTGTCCACAGGGTTCGCCATTTGGTTGGTCCTCAACTTTCCAACAACCTCCGCTTTCACCACGTCGATCTCCGCAACAAGCAAGAGTTGGAGATGATCTTCTCTAAAACCAAGTTTGACGCTGTGATCCACTTTGGTGGTCTAAAAGCGGTGGGAGAAAGTGTCGCAGAGCCACTCAAATATTTTGATCACAACTTGGTTGGCAGCATCAATCTTTTTCAAGTGATGGCTAAATTTCAGTGTAAAAAGATGGTATTGTCATCCTCTGCAGCAGTTTATGGTCAACCAGAAGAAATTCCCTGCGTTGAGGACTTCCACTTGCAAGCCATGAATCCTTATGGAAGAACCAAG CTTTTCGCGGAAGAGATTGCACGAGATATTCAAAAGGCAGAGCCAGAGTGGAGGATAATATTGCTGAGATACTTCAATCCGGTTGGGGCACATGAGAGCGGTGAGATTGGCGAAGATCCAAGGGGCATACCCAATAATCTGATGCCTTACTTAACCCAAGTTGCAGTTGGAAGATTGCCTGAGCTCAACGTTTATGGTCATGATTATCCCACCAAAGATGGCACTGCG ATACGGGACTTTATCCATGTAATGGACTTGGCAGATGGTCACATTGCTGCGTTGCGAAAGCTTTTTGCGACAGACAAAATCG GTTGTGGTGCCTACAACTTGGGAACTGGCCGCGGTACATCAGTGCTTCAAATGGTTGCTGCATTTGAAGAGGCTTCTGGCAAG AAAATTCCTATTAAAATGTGTCCAAGGAGGCCCGGAGATGCTACTGCTATCTATGCATCTACGCGTAAGGCTGAAAATGAACTTGGTTGGAA GGCAAAATACGGTATAGAGGAGATGTGCAGAGACCAATGGAATTGGGCAAGCAACAATCCATGGGGATACCAGCTTGAGCCTGGGTTCGGGAATCATTGA
- the LOC25494360 gene encoding GTPase Der — MSNSNIFLFRWTRRTFSRGFCTKKKNLDFTKVEISRLPTVIILGRPNVGKSALFNRLIRRREALVYNTPDDHVTRDIREGVAKLGHLRFRVLDSAGLEAEATSGSILHRTASFTANVLSTSHSLLFLTDARAGLHPLDQEVGKWLRKNAPQLKPILVMNKSESLFDVDGSLASSANEMSRLGFGDPIAISAETGLGMHDLFLSLQPVLEDYMLNESAKENTCGDESSFPEADESKLPLQLAIVGRPNVGKSTLLNTLLQEDRVLVGPEAGLTRDAIRTQFEFQGRTIYLVDTAGWLQRTKLEKGASSLSIMQSRKSLLRAHIIALVLDAGEIVSAKRSMKHAEVVIARRAVEEGRGLVVIVNKMDLLRGKNKSASYEQVLEAVQQEIQTIIPQVTGIPVVFISALEGRGRTTVLHQVIDTYEKWCTRLSTARLNRWLQKVMSRHSWKDQAAQPKIKYFTQVKARPPTFVAFVHGKTKLSDTDTRFLTKSLKDDFDLGGIPIRIMQRSIAKKDVGGSSKSSHPIGRVALRIKSDKRDKGDLVESKA; from the exons ATGTCTAATTCCAATATATTCCTTTTCCGGTGGACCCGCCGCACTTTCAGTAGAGGTTTCTGTACTAAGAAGAAGAACTTGGATTTTACTAAAGTTGAAATATCTCGTCTCCCCACCGTCATCATTCTCGGTCGACCTAACGTCGGAAAATCAGCACTCTTTAATCGTCTCATTCGTCGAAGGGAGGCTCTTGTTTACAACACACCCGACGATCATGTCACCCGCGACATTCGTGAAGGAGTCGCCAAATTAGGTCACTTGCGTTTCAGAGTTTTGGACTCTGCTGGTTTGGAAGCTGAAGCCACTTCTGGTTCCATTCTCCATAGAACTGCTTCTTTCACTGCTAATGTCTTGTCTACTTCTCATTCCTTACTCTTCCTCACTGATGCTAGAGCTGGTCTTCATCCTCTTGATCAGGAAGTTGGAAAATGGTTGCGCAAAAATGCACCTCAACTTAAACCTATTCTTGTTATGAATAAATCTGAATCCCTCTTTGATGTTGATGGCTCTCTTGCTTCTTCTGCCAATGAAATGTCCCGTTTAGGGTTTGGAGATCCTATTGCTATTTCTGCTGAGACTGGACTTGGTATGCATGACTTGTTTCTCTCACTTCAACCTGTTTTGGAGGACTATATGCTGA ATGAAAGTGCTAAGGAGAATACCTGTGGTGATGAGTCTAGTTTCCCTGAGGCTGACGAAAGCAAGCTGCCATTGCAGCTAGCAATTGTAGGACGCCCCAATGTTGGTAAATCAACCTTGCTGAATACATTGTTGCAAGAAGATCGTGTTCTTGTGGGTCCCGAAGCTGGTCTCACAAGAGATGCAATCAGAACTCAGTTTGAATTTCAAGGAAGAACTATTTATCTG GTTGATACTGCTGGTTGGTTGCAGAGGACAAAACTGGAGAAAGGAGCATCATCCTTGAGCATTATGCAATCAAGGAAGAGTCTACTCCGGGCTCATATAATTGCTTTGGTACTAGATGCCGGCGAG ATAGTAAGTGCTAAACGAAGTATGAAACATGCTGAAGTAGTTATAGCCAGACGAGCCGTGGAAGAGGGACGTGGTCTTGTTGTGATTGTGAACAAGATGGATCTTCTAAGGGGAAAAAACAAATCAGCATCCTATGAGCAGGTTCTGGAGGCTGTTCAACAAGAAATCCAGACAATTATACCACAG GTTACCGGAATCCCAGTAGTATTCATTTCAGCATTGGAGGGAAGGGGCCGTACAACCGTCTTGCATCAGGTCATTGATACATACGAAAAATGGTGTACAAGATTATCTACAGCTCGTCTTAACCGTTGGTTGCAAAAG GTTATGAGCAGACATTCTTGGAAAGACCAGGCAGCACAGCCTAAGATCAAGTATTTTACTCAGGTTAAGGCTCGACCGCCTACATTTGTTGCGTTTGTGCACGGGAAGACCAAGCTTTCTGATACAGACACCAGGTTCCTAACAAAATCCTTGAAAGATGACTTTGATTTGGGTGGAATTCCTATAAGGATCATGCAGCGTTCTATTGCTAAGAAAGATGTTGGTGGGAGTAGCAAGAGTAGCCATCCAATTGGCAGAGTGGCTTTAAGGATTAAGTCTGACAAGAGAGATAAAGGCGACTTAGTTGAATCAAAGGCATGA